ACTTGATAAGAGGGCGTACTGAGTAGCGGTAAAACGAGCATTACAAAGACTCATTAAAAAAGCCACAAAAGCGGCAGTGCCTAAGCCGCCGCAGAAATTTTCAATATTAATAGCTAAGACCATAAAAGGATAGTTTTGCCCTAAATTTGCTAAAATAAAATAGGCTAAATTACTAAGAGCTTGCAAGACACCAAAAATCCAGAGCGATCGATTAATTCCCCAACGACTTAACAGGGAACCACCTAATAAAACTCCCACCATAGTTGCTATCATGCCCAGGCCGCCTTGGATCGCCCCGATAGCGGTTTGACTGAAACCAGTTTTTAAGAGAAAAGGAGTCACCATATTATTAACTAAAGCATCCCCTAAACGATAGAGAACAATAAAGGCGAGAATGCCGATTCCTTGACCGAATCGATAGCGTTGAAAAAACTCTTGGAAAGGCAACCAAACCGCCTCTAAAAGGGTTTGGGGATGATCATCTCTAGGGGTAGTAGCTGGGGCGAAAAAAGACCAAATAATCGTTAAAGCCATTAATCCCGCTAGGAAAAGATAGACGAGGGGCCAGGGAAAGTGATCGGCTAAAATTAAAGCGATCGAACCAGTTAAAATTAAAGCCAAACGATAACCTAAAACCCCGATCGCCACCCCAGCACCCATCTCCCATTTTTCTAAAATATCTGTGCGATAGGCATCGTAGGCAATATCTTGGCTGGCACTAAAAAAAGCAATCAGTAAAGCATTAATTGCCAATAATTCTAAAGATTGTTTTGGTTGTTGAAAAGCCATAAAACCAATCGCTAAAGTTAAACAAATTTGAGCGATTAAAATCCAACCGCGACGACGACCAAGCAGCGGGGGAAGATAGCGATCGAGTAAGGGAGACCAAAGAAATTTGAGAGAGTAGGGGAGGGTGACTAAACTAAATAAACCGATCGATTTCAGATCAACTCCTTCGGTGGTCATCCAAGCTTGCAGGGTGCGACTGGTGAGCAACAAGGGCAATCCGGAAGCAAAACCTAAGAATAACAAAGCCGCCATTTTTTGACTGCGGAACACTTGCAAATAAGCGGAAATTTCTTTGATCATGGAGGGGGGATAGGAGGATAGATTAGATTAAAGAATATAGTTAATTGACCCAAAAAGAAAGAGATTAGTTCTGACCAGCATCATCCCCTCTTAACCATTGCCCGGCGATCAAAAAAAATTACCGAAAAATAGCGGTCTTTCCCCCAACTGGGGCTATAGGCAGTAGAATGGATGAGATTTTGATTCAGTAGTCTTGAAAAATTGCGGTATTCTCCCTAAGATAGATGCTTGATTCTCCCAACTAGCTCCCACCCCTATTTACCTTTCCCGGATAAGGACTGCCATCCCCACCTTCCCCGCCGACTCCTGTGATTAAAGTGGACTCCTGTTTTATCTCATACCTATTGTCTAACCCCTCTGACTCGGAAGCGACCGGTGACACTGCCACCATTACCGTCGAGGTGCGTTTGGCCCAAAGCCAAGATCTCAAAAGCTTGGCGGAGATTCTCACCGATAGTTTTTTCCCCACGGCCAATTATTGGTCTTTTCTGCGTCCCATCTTTAAATTAGGCATTTACGAGGACTTACGGGGACGATTGCGCGGCGATACTCCTCACTATCACTGTCTGGTAGTCAGTCAAACCAGTGTCACCGCCACGGGTTCTCAGGAAGTTATTGTCGCTACGGCGGAAATCAGCTTAAAATCCAGTTCTTTTTTGGCTGTTCCCATTCCTTATATTTCTAATTTAGCCGTTAGTCCCGATCGCCGGCGTGCTGGTCTGGCCCGGAGATTGCTGCTCAAGTGTGAACAGATCGCTAGAGAATGGGGTTTTGAGGAACTTTCCCTCCATGTTCTCGATAATAACCTAGCGGCCCAGTCACTCTACTTAAGTAGCGGTTATCGTCTGCAAAAAACCGACGGTTGGTTGAGCAATTGGTTATTTAATCGACCACAAAAGTTATTTCTGCACAAGAAAATCAGCCAATGAGGAGATAGGAGATAGGAGACAGGATTCGGTCGTCAGGATTCGGTCGTCAGGATTCGGTCGTCAGGATTCGGTCGTCAGGATTCGGTCGTCAGGAGATTATTTTTATTTATTCTCCCCATTTCCCCACACCCCACACCCCACACCCGTTCGGACCTCGGCGTGAGCTTTTGTCGAACGCAAAAGCTCACGGCCGAAGCCCACACCCCACTTCCCCACTCCCCGCTCCCACGAAACAAACCCTAGATATTTGTACAAAATTGAGATGCAGAACGATTATAGGGAAAAATTCTGCTATATTATCTGCTAACTCTCTAAAAAACCCGATTAGTTTCGTAATATTTTCCGGGTATCTGAGAAAACAAATAGTTTATCTCTTTAAATATGGTTTTAGGGAGATATTTAGTGATTGTGTGAGGCAATTTGTGGTTAATAAGACAAAATCAAGGCTTAAAAGCGGAAAATCAAGCAAATTAGCGGCTAAACCTGTTAAAAAGCGGCGATTGTCCGGTAAATGGTTCCTGACAGCCCTAGGCTTCACCGGCTGCGCCCTAGTTTCCGCTACGGCGGGGGCTATGTTGGCTGTGTCTCTCTCCTCCACACCTTTGCGACAAACTGCTCTTAGTCCCGAAGAAGCCGCCGCTTTTAACAATCAGCAGGCCATATCCTATCAAAATCTGCAACTTCCCGCCCTCAACCGTCCCGTTAATATTCTGGTAGTTGGCGCGAAAGTGTTGACATCCGATGTCAAGGAGGCACAAACCCCAGATCTGGGTTATCATGCCCCGGTTAATTCCTTGGCTGGTTTAACCGATACCATGCTGTTACTGCGTTTTGACCCCCAAAGACAGAAGTTAACCATGCTTTCCATACCCCGGGATACCCGCACCGATATCGAGGGTTACGGGGAGAAAAAAATCAATGAAGCTAACGCCATCGGGGGACCTGCTTTAACGGCGGAAACGGTTAGTCATCTTTTGGACGGAGTGGCTATCGATCGCTATGTTCGCATTAATGTGCAGGGTGTGGAAAAATTAATTGATGCTTTGGGGGGGGTGACGGTATATGTTCCCAAAGAC
This Microcystis wesenbergii NRERC-220 DNA region includes the following protein-coding sequences:
- a CDS encoding AmpG family muropeptide MFS transporter, producing MIKEISAYLQVFRSQKMAALLFLGFASGLPLLLTSRTLQAWMTTEGVDLKSIGLFSLVTLPYSLKFLWSPLLDRYLPPLLGRRRGWILIAQICLTLAIGFMAFQQPKQSLELLAINALLIAFFSASQDIAYDAYRTDILEKWEMGAGVAIGVLGYRLALILTGSIALILADHFPWPLVYLFLAGLMALTIIWSFFAPATTPRDDHPQTLLEAVWLPFQEFFQRYRFGQGIGILAFIVLYRLGDALVNNMVTPFLLKTGFSQTAIGAIQGGLGMIATMVGVLLGGSLLSRWGINRSLWIFGVLQALSNLAYFILANLGQNYPFMVLAINIENFCGGLGTAAFVAFLMSLCNARFTATQYALLSSLMAFSRDILVAPAGVVAEVIGWQWFFLITVIAALPGLALLPLFAPWQEEN
- a CDS encoding GNAT family N-acetyltransferase, producing the protein MIKVDSCFISYLLSNPSDSEATGDTATITVEVRLAQSQDLKSLAEILTDSFFPTANYWSFLRPIFKLGIYEDLRGRLRGDTPHYHCLVVSQTSVTATGSQEVIVATAEISLKSSSFLAVPIPYISNLAVSPDRRRAGLARRLLLKCEQIAREWGFEELSLHVLDNNLAAQSLYLSSGYRLQKTDGWLSNWLFNRPQKLFLHKKISQ